A region of Myxococcus stipitatus DSM 14675 DNA encodes the following proteins:
- the tsf gene encoding translation elongation factor Ts: protein MAEITAQMVKDLRERTSAGMMDCKKALAETGGDFAKAEEWLRKKGISRAAGKEGRVAAEGLVGTYVHGGRIGVLVEVNCETDFVARNPDFQDLVKEVAMQIAAANPKFVRREEVPMDNFEKEKDIQRELLKQQGKPEAMLEKILVGKMEKYYEGVCLVDQLWVKDDKKKVSDMITERAAKIGEKVSVRRFVRFEVGEGIEKKKDDLAAEVAKTLNQG, encoded by the coding sequence ATGGTGAAGGACCTCCGCGAGCGGACCAGCGCGGGCATGATGGACTGCAAGAAGGCGCTGGCCGAGACGGGCGGCGACTTCGCGAAGGCCGAGGAGTGGCTGCGCAAGAAGGGCATCTCCCGCGCCGCTGGCAAGGAGGGCCGCGTCGCCGCCGAAGGTCTGGTCGGCACGTACGTCCACGGCGGCCGCATCGGCGTGCTGGTGGAGGTCAACTGCGAGACCGACTTCGTCGCTCGCAACCCGGACTTCCAGGACCTGGTGAAGGAAGTGGCGATGCAGATTGCCGCCGCCAACCCCAAGTTCGTCCGCCGCGAGGAAGTCCCCATGGACAACTTCGAGAAGGAGAAGGACATCCAGCGCGAGCTGCTCAAGCAGCAGGGCAAGCCCGAGGCGATGCTGGAGAAGATCCTCGTGGGCAAGATGGAGAAGTACTACGAGGGCGTCTGCCTCGTGGACCAGCTCTGGGTGAAGGACGACAAGAAGAAGGTCAGTGACATGATCACCGAGCGCGCCGCCAAGATTGGCGAGAAGGTCTCCGTGCGCCGCTTCGTCCGCTTCGAGGTGGGTGAGGGCATCGAGAAGAAGAAGGACGACCTCGCCGCCGAAGTGGCGAAGACGCTGAACCAGGGCTGA